CTCTATGTGGAGAGAACCGACGGTACGCTTCGAAGATCTGCTCAAAGTGCACTGTACCGAATCCTGGATGCCCTTGTAAGGCTTATGGCGCCCATCATTACGTTTACTGCCGAGGAAGTGTGGTCAGCCTTCAAAGGAGACCACGCGAGCAGCATCCATTTGACGGAATTTCCCGAGACGATTGGTGGAGTGGATCTTACAGCGGAAGAGAAGAATCGCTGGGATGCGATGTTCTCACTGAGGCAGGATGTTGCAAAATCTCTCGAGGAGGCGAGAGCTTCCAAGATGATCGGATCGTCACTGGAAGCGAAGGTCCTGATCGAGGTCCATCCTGCTCTGGTTACAGCGATCAGGGAAACGGAAGATCCGGCAGGATTCTTCATTGTCTCGCAGATCGAGGTACGGGAAAACGGCTCAGATCCTGCGGAAGGCGAGGAGATACCTGCCCCGAAAATCACCGTTACCCGGGCGGAAGGCGGAAAGTGCCCCCGATGCTGGACGTGGAACCCGGGAGTCGGCGCGGACGAGATATACACGGAAGTGTGTCCCCGATGTGCGGGAGTCCTCCGTGAGTCAGGCGTTTCGCCGGATTGAGCTTACTTGAAAACATGAAGGTGTCCAACCGAAGAAATATTTCAATGGCATTTGGCATAGCTCTTCTCATCGTGGTTGCGGATCAGTTCACCAAATATCTTGTAACCGCTTGGATTCCTTTACATACTGTATCCGAAGTAATCCCGGGATTCGTGAACCTCGTGCATGTCAGGAATCCCGGGGCAGCATTCGGGATATTCTCCGACTCTCAGTCTATGCTGACGCGTTGGTTCTTCGTATGTATTTCCATTGCAGCCGTAATGATCATTGGATGGCTGATACTCACGGGTGAAGATACGGATACATACTTGCTCGTGGGTTACGCGTTATTCGTTGGAGGCGCGCTGGGAAATCTTATCGATCGGATCAGATTCGGGGCAGTAGTAGATTTCTTGGAATTGTATGTAAATAGCTTTCACTGGCCCGCGTTCAATGTGGCCGATTCCGCATTGTGCGTGGGCACCGCGCTGTTCTTCATTCATGTGCTTACCGCGAAAAAACGAAACGGAGCCGAAGCCTGACGGTCCGCTGGAGAAAACACGGACATTCAGAGCTACGAACGCGAAATCACGACCAGAACAATTGCCAAGAGTTCTGACGTTTATTCCACGCTCCAATACAAGATATTAGTGGGGACCGGCGTCCCTGCCGGT
The sequence above is a segment of the Desulfomonile tiedjei DSM 6799 genome. Coding sequences within it:
- the lspA gene encoding signal peptidase II, with the protein product MKVSNRRNISMAFGIALLIVVADQFTKYLVTAWIPLHTVSEVIPGFVNLVHVRNPGAAFGIFSDSQSMLTRWFFVCISIAAVMIIGWLILTGEDTDTYLLVGYALFVGGALGNLIDRIRFGAVVDFLELYVNSFHWPAFNVADSALCVGTALFFIHVLTAKKRNGAEA